From the genome of Brassica oleracea var. oleracea cultivar TO1000 chromosome C4, BOL, whole genome shotgun sequence:
TTGTTGCATCCTAGTGACCCGAACATTGTGGTAGTGAAACACAAAGTGTGGCGTGTGAAAGGGATCATACAGGTTTCGAGATCCATCGGTGACGCGTACTTAAAGAGAGCAGAGTTTAACCAAGAACCGTTGTTGCCTAAGTTCAGAGTTGCGGAACGTTTTGAGAAGCCTATAATGAGAGCTGAGCCGACGATAACAGTTCATAAGATACATTCTGAAGATCAGTTTCTTATATTTGCTTCAGATGGTTTGTGGGAGCATCTAAGTAATCAAGAAGCTGTTGATATCGTTAACTCTTGTCCACGCAATGTAAGAATCTTTTTGTTCTCTCACATTAATCAAGATTTTTGCTCTTTTGATGTTTTTTGAGTGAATCTTTGTTGTCATTATGTGGTGTCTCTTTTAGGGCGTGGCAAAGAGGTTAGTGAAAGCTGCATTGCAAGTAGCAGCAAAGAAGAGAGAGATGAGGTATTCGGATTTGGAGAAGATAGAACCTGGCATTAGGAGACACTTTCATGATGATATCACTGTGATTGTTGTTTTTCTTCACTCTGCAAATTTGGGGCTTCGAACTCTGGTCTCGGTCAGAGGAGGTGGTGAACTCTCAGGCAGTGCCATTTTCTAGTCTTTTTTTTTTGTTACTCAATAATAGACAAAAATATAATTTTCCCCCTTTTTCAAATCAGAAATTTGATTTTGTTTGCTTCTTTCTTTACAAAATGTTTTTTTAATGATCTTTTGGTTTGTCAGATACTTTGTTTAAATTATTTTCTGAACTCAAATTGTAAATTTTTTTTTTTTTTACCAAAACAACATTATGGTAACTATGTTCAGTTACACTAAAAGTGAGAACAAAACCACAATCATCAGTGTTTTAAAAGTCTGTCTAGACAACAAATGCGAAACAATAAATTTTAAAATTAGTCTAGATCTTCAAAAAAGTGGTTACTGTTTAAACATTGAACACAACCAAGTAGTAGTAGAGAGAGCCTTGGCCTAACTAACAACGACACAGATTGTGAAAGGCCTTGACTAGTCAATCATACAAGTTAATGTTGCATATGGCTCATTCATAGAGAGAGATTTCGATTTGTGCATCTTTCTTTCATCGTAAGACCAAATCTTCCACATACAAAGACTGAAGCTTACACCGCAAGATACAAGAAACGAGGCAAAGCAGAAGAAGCACGTCCCTAAGCAGATAGAGACACTGTAACCAAAGATTTATTTTATAGGTAAAGTATTGAAAAAGATCCTACATGCCATAAGCAATAACTGTTTTTTTATCATCTCATGAGTTCATGAGACAAAGCAAGTCTCCAAACTAGAATGAAACAGCGGCTGCTTGCTTTTCTTTCCTCCATGGCCCATAAGCTCTTGCTTGCTGCTTCAATAAACTCAGTGCATGGTGAGCGAGGAGGAGCAATGTGATTTAAGAGATATTATACAAAACCAAACCAGAGTCTAAAGCATCATAAGAGTCTTATAGTGCTTGCCAGCTACTTTCGTTTTGTATCCAGATAGAGAGAGAGATTAGTCAGCTTTCTTCAAGAAGAAGAGAGGTAATATGTCACTGGGCAAGTCTTCCATTCTATGTGTATATACTGAATGCAAAAAGCCAGAAAAATAAAATGTTGCTACTTCTTCTTTAGCAATACTCTCATAATCTGTCTCATATAAACAACTAAAGACCATACAGAGAGCCCTGCAGATACATAGAGCAACCCAATACCAGACGGTAATAGCCTCTCAAAACTGCTATCCCGGCTTGCGAGCAGTATGGTTAACGCTATCATCTGCGTTGCAGTTTTCCACTTTCCCAAGCTATTTACAGCAACAGCCTAATAACACCATCAAAGCCATTAATATGAGTTAAGTAAACAAAACTAGCTCTCAGAGAATGAATCCATATGAATATGATCACATTTTACCTGAGAAAGCTTGCCGTTTTGAGATGCAGCCCATTCTCTTACCGCTGACATAGTAATCTAAAGTGCAAAGCATTACTGAATAGTTTAGAACCAAGAACTGAGTTAAATGATATTTAAGAATATCTTACCTCTCTACCAATAATGGCAATTGAAGGTACTGTCACTAACCATGGAACAGGTCCTAACACAATAGCATCCATAGGTTTAGTACACAGCAAAATCAATGTTGCTGCTACCATTAGCTGCACATCCAAAAGATAAATTAAAAAAAAAAGATAAAAATCTTTTCATTGGCATAAAATGAAGATAAGCGAAAGGAAAGGATCTTCTCTCACCTTATCTGCCACTGGATCCAAAAAAGCACCAAACGCAGAACCTAACCTCATCTGAAAATGCACAACATTGCACCGCTATGGTAAGAAGAATCAACAGAAATATATATATGAAAATGGGTAAAGAAAATGAAGTTACCTTTCTTGCAATGTATCCGTCAAGCCAGTCTGTAATGGCTGCTGCAATGAAAATACTCGTTGTGGCAGTTCTCCCCCACCAGCAATCGACGTAAAAGGCTGCATAGTGCATAAAATTCAGATTATAAATCAAATATATACGAAAGCTTTAGACTTTCCGTGAAGGATGTATCAAATGAAGTACTCAAAGCAATAAACTCAATTCAAAAACTCTAATTTCAAAAAAAAAACAGACAGAACAGAACAACAAGAGAAGACTTGTTCGATGTCTGAATACAAGCAGTACAAAAAAAAAAAAAACATCTTGTCTGAAAAAACGTGGGTACAATTCAGATTATAAATAAAACACATACGGAAGTTTATGACTTTCGTGAAGGGGGAAACAAGTGAAAGTACTCAAAGCAATAAGCTCAATTCAAAAACTCGAATTTCGAAAACAGACAGAACAGAACAGCCAAGAGAACACACATGTTCGATGTCTGAATCCAAGCAGAACAAGAAAAAAAAGAAACATCTTGTCTAAAAAAACGGATTATGATCACAATATCGCTCCTCGTTTTAGATCTGATGATTCCAAAATCGAATTATCCGAAACCAAGGATCAACGTACTCGCGACGAGAATCGGAACGGCAGCTACACGGCCAAGGGTTAACACGGTAGGCAATGTAAGCACTTTAGAAGATAGATGTGGCGGTAATGGCGACGAATGGCGATTACGACGGAGCGACGAATCTTCGCCACCACCAGAGCTATTCTGATCCAACGACACAGCGTCCTCCTCTTCACCCATAATTGCTGAATCTGTAGAAATTCGACGATCTGGATTTATCCGATGATTGAGAGAAGCTAACGTAAGGGGACGGTGGCGACTAACCTCCCTTGAATTCGGAACCCTAAGCTTTTATGGAACGCAACAACGGCCAATCACAATGCAGCTTAGATAGTTGTTAACGTGCGCCAACGAGATTGGGACGTATCGTGCGCCGTTTGATGTCTATCGACGGTTACTATTGAGCCACGTGGCGTTTTTGTTTATGACGTGGAGTAGTTTGGGCCTTGTGGTGAATGTCAACTTCAGAGTTGCAATCTGCCTAAATATCTGATTTGTTGTATATTATTATTGACATTTGACACGATGTTTGTTTGTATGAAAATGATGTATATGTCTCGTAGAGATGTTACAAACTTACAATGGGTGACGTGGCATGATGTGTTTGTTTGAGAATGATTTATGTTTACTCTACAATGGGCTCAAAAATGACATTAAACGGGCCTTTGGTATCATCACTGAATGACTTTAAACTTGTTTAATAGATTTGAGTTTGATGGTGTTACAAAGAAAAAAAGATTTAAGTTTAATGAGTTTTCTTCATTATGGATAAATAAATTTATTGGAATCAAAGTAGCATACATGATGGGCATGATCAAGCTAAAGGTTATAAAACGCTGATCAATTTAGCATCAAAGATGAAGCCACATGAAGAAAACATGTTTTAGTGGTGAGTTTTAGGTGTTGGGCTTAACAAGGAGAAGTGTGGGAAAGAAGAAGAAGACTAAGTTAAATATTCCTTAACCAAATTGTGATATAGAATGAGCTATATATCTCACAAAGCCTTCTTTTTATCGCATTATTTCCATAAAAGAGGCTCAAATAACAGTATTGTTGATCCCTTTTTTATTATTTGACGAGCATTGTATATAACTAACATTTCATTCATGTGTTTATTACATGTGTGTCATTTCCTACGTGTCAGCACCACAAGCTCTTTCACCTCATATATTCAAAAACTCTTTCTTAACTAGACTAATTACAAAATTTGCCATTGAACATTACATTAAAAATTGGGTATATACTATAAGCTTATTGACTAACAAAAAAAATAAACCCGCGCCCTGCTTGCTACGGTTCAATTACAAACGGTTGGATCTTTAAATACACAGAGATTTTATTGCCATAACCTGAGATTGTTCATAATGATCGATTTCGTTATATAGCCTGACTTAAATATTAATGTCTTTCTATATAGTTAGACTACATAAAATCCATTGTCTACGTATGTATCTACATATCTACTTATATATATGTTGTTGCAACTCTTCACCATATTAGATAAAGATATCAATCACAATCGCAATGTTCAAGAATTACTACATAATGGCAAAATGTAATAGATATATACATACACTTTTTTTTAAATGACATAAAACGATCCAATATATTATATTTTTAAGAGCTAATAATAGTNNNNNNNNNNNNNNNNNNNNNNNNNNNNNNNNNNNNNNNNNNNNNNNNNNNNNNNNNNNNNNNNNNNNNNNNNNNNNNNNNNNNNNNNNNNNNNNNNNNNNNNNNNNNNNNNNNNNNNNNNNNNNNNNNNNNNNNNNNNNNNNNNNNNNNNNNNNNNNNNNNNNNNNNNNNNNNNNNNNNNNNNNNNNNNNNNNNNNNNNNNNNNNNNNNNNNNNNNNNNNNNNNNNNNNNNNNNNNNNNNNNNNNNNNNNNNNNNNNNNNNNNNNNNNNNNNNNNNNNNNNNNNNNNNNNNNNNNNNNNNNNNNNNNNNNNNNNNNNNNNNNNNNNNNNNNNNNNNNNNNNNNNNNNNNNNNNNNNNNNNNNNNNNNNNNNNNNNNNNNNNNNNNNNNNNNNNNNNNNNNNNNNNNNNNNNNNNNNNNNNNNNNNNNNNNNNNNNNNNNNNNNNNNNNNNNNNNNNNNNNNNNNNNNNNNNNNNNNNNNNNNNNNNNNNNNNNNNNNNNNNNNNNNNNNNNNNNNNNNNNNNNNNNNNNNNNNNNNNNNNNNNNNNNNNNNNNNNNNNNNNNNNNNNNNNNNNNNNNNNNNNNNNNNNNNNNNNNNNNNNNNNNNNNNNNNNNNNNNNNNNNNNNNNNNNNNNNNNNNNNNNNNNNNNNNNNNNNNNNNNNNNNNNNNNNNNNNNNNNNNNNNNNNNNNNNNNNNNNNNNNNNNNNNNNNNNNNNNNNNNNNNNNNNNNNNNNNNNNNNNNNNNNNNNNNNNNNNNNNNNNNNNNNNNNNNNNNNNNNNNNNNNNNNNNNNNNNNNNNNNNNNNNNNNNNNNNNNNNNNNNNNNNNNNNNNNNNNNNNNNNNNNNNNNNNNNNNNNNNNNNNNNNNNNNNNNNNNNNNNNNNNNNNNNNNNNNNNNNNNNNNNNNNNNNNNNNNNNNNNNNNNNNNNNNNNNNNNNNNNNNNNNNNNNNNNNNNNNNNNNNNNNNNNNNNNNNNNNNNNNNNNNNNNNNNNNNNNNNNNNNNNNNNNNNNNNNNNNNNNNNNNNNNNNNNNNNNNNNNNNNNNNNNNNNNNNNNNNNNNNNNNNNNNNNNNNNNNNNNNNNNNNNNNNNNNNNNNNNNNNNNNNNNNNNNNNNNNNNNNNNNNNNNNNNNNNNNNNNNNNNNNNNNNNNNNNNNNNNNNNNNNNNNNNNNNNNNNNNNNNNNNNNNNNNNNNNNNNNNNNNNNNNNNNNNNNNNNNNNNNNNNNNNNNNNNNNNNNNNNNNNNNNNNNNNNNNNNNNNNNNNNNNNNNNNNNNNNNNNNNNNNNNNNNNNNNNNNNNNNNNNNNNNNNNNNNNNNNNNNNNNNNNNNNNNNNNNNNNNNNNNNNNNNNNNNNNNNNNNNNNNNNNNNNNNNNNNNNNNNNNNNNNNNNNNNNNNNNNNNNNNNNNNNNNNNNNNNNNNNNNNNNNNNNNNNNNNNNNNNNNNNNNNNNNNNNNNNNNNNNNNNNNNNNNNNNNNNNNNNNNNNNNNNNNNNNNNNNNNNNNNNNNNNNNNNNNNNNNNNNNNNNNNNNNNNNNNNNNNNNNNNNNNNNNNNNNNNNNNNNNNNNNNNNNNNNNNNNNNNNNNNNNNNNNNNNNNNNNNNNNNNNNNNNNNNNNNNNNNNNNNNNNNNNNNNNNNNNNNNNNNNNNNNNNNNNNNNNNNNNNNNNNNNNNNNNNNNNNNNNNNNNNNNNNNNNNNNNNNNNNTTTTATCTTTATTTCATAATTAATTTTATATAAGTTTTTGTTTACTCTTATAGATTCATTTTCACGAACTATACTTCAATCACACAAAACAAATAACACAAGTTTTAAAAAACTTTGAAGCTTACTTTATTTACATATCCACAATTTCGTTGAATCCCTTAACATAAATAACATGTAATATTTGTGTCTATGACTTTTACATTTCTAATATCTATATATTCAAACTTATAATTTCTTTAAGTTTCCTCACTCCGCGCAGGGCGCGGGTGATCACCTATTAGATATAAGCCTTTCTTTCGAACATCTAGTTTCGTGATTATGTGTTTTAGTTTTTATATGGTTTTGAGAAGCTGAGTTTGAAACTTTGTGTCTAAGGTTCACCCTGATAACATTTTGTATAATGATTTTTATAATTTGAGTCTAAAGTTGATGATTTTTTTGTTTGTTGTTATATTGTTTTTAAAAAAATGTGTGTGGAGATACAAGTTACAAGAAATTTATGTAAATTTTGATTAGAATACTTTTAGATTTTACAAGGGTTAAACCAAACTTCACATTTCACAGCGGTAAGAAACAAAGTCCATGTTAGACCACTTGGTATAATATGTTTTTTAATCATCAATGTGACATTAATTATCCACTAGCATTTAAAAGAAACTAATCAAAACAATAAAACATCTGTACATTAATAAGATGTTTATACGAGATAAAATTATGATACCATATATCAATTGTTTTGTCCTCTTTTTCCCATTAAGTTGTTTTATCACATTGATTTGAATTTACCGTGGTTTCACTATGATTAACTCTGTTTAACGCCAAAGGAGATATTGGTGGCACATGGGAGATCAACTTATCCAATTTCAGTCGATCCAGTTTCTGAAGACACATGGTATGGATTTGAACAAGATTAAAAATAAACGAGTCAATATGTTTGTATACAGTTTTTTTCCCAAAGTTTGCTTCACTCTCGAAAATATTTCAAATTCATTACTTTTCATGAAGCTTATGATTCTGCCTACTTATTTTGCATTCTTAGCAATGACAAACTTCACAAAGTATACCATATGAATATTTGATAACACAAGTAAAGCTTATGAACCTCTGCTTTTGGAACAAAAAAGCATGTTTAATATGTTTAATAGACTGATATGTTGAAACCATTTATTAAGAAGGTTTCCGTTTCAAATAAATTAGAATCCTACTAAGCTTTTTATTTCTTAAAAATTGTAATCAACCAATGCCATTTTAATTCAAGTTTCCAATCAAATTGATGTTTTTAATTAGTCAAATCGACAAATAGTGATGAACCAATGCCAATGAATGGTAACTTGATATAACTTATAAAAACTATTTATGTGAATTTCCTTTTTCCAAAAAAAAAATCAAAAAGACTGCTAAGAGTATTACAACGCCTATGACGATTATCAAACTTGTAATACAATATATAATATATACCAGTTTCAATCCTATTAGGATATGAATCACCTAACTTACTTTAATTAGTTCTAGAAACATAAACTATTACAAAGTGTGTAGACATTATTACACAATATTATCTGAGTGTAATTCGGATAATACAATAGTATCTAAGTGTAATTGGTAAAAAAGAAAGCAAACATGATTTTCTAACGACAGTCACTTGTAGTAGGGGTTATTGGTTGTTGTATTTTAATGGATTTGAAAATCCGAACTAAATCTAGTGTTATTGGTTCTATGATTTTCAAATCTGTATTAAAATCATGTGTTATTGGTTTAATGATTCATAAATTCTGTATCAAATCAAGTGTTATTCAATCGTACGGATTTACTAATATATTTGATTTTATAATGGATTTGAATGGATTTGTTTGGATTTTTTAGTTAAAAATACAAAGACTCAAATCCGAGGAAAAACCTTCGGATTTGCATATTTTACTTGGATTTATAAATACTATATGGATTTCTAAATCAATCAAAATATATAAACCAATAACACCTCCGTAATTTAACATTTATCAAATTTATACATGAAAATCCATTTGATATTATCTAATCTACTCTAATAATTTAAAATCCTATTTTTATCTACCTATATAATTTTTAAATGGTCCAACTACTTATTATAATATGGTCACATTTACCTATTAATTTTTCAAAATTACATATATGTTTCTTCATATAATAGGATAACAATTAAACCATCATCTTACCATCTTTATTATTATTTTCAGGCTTTTTTGAACATAAAAATATAGTTTACCAAAACATATATGATACAAGTACAACTATCCCTTATATATTAAATCACAAGGCACTTGAGCAATCAAAATTTGACATGTGCCATTTTTTAGAAAAATAAATAAAAATAATAATAATTGAAAACATGTCATTCGATCTTTTTCTACAACTCCAAATAAAATTCCTAAATTTCCTCAAAAAATCCATCCCACATTCAAAAGTTTCAAACTGTTATTTTTCTTTCTATATAATTTTCTGTCTACCAATTAGTTCTTTCTTCATCATCTCTCTCTTACTCTCTTTTTTTCATTTCGTTCGTTTGTTTGTTTCTTTTTGATATGTAACTGTAACAGCAAAAACCTATGCAAATTTATAATTGATTTTGTTTTGTATATGAGATGTCAGTTGAATCAGGCTAACGTTTTCAATGCAGAATGGAAAAATTAAAATTCATCAGTAACCAAGGTAATAAAGTATATTCAATTCTTTTATCAGCAAATTACTTATTTACTCTCTAAAAGATTCATCCTTAGCTTCACTTTGGTTCCAAATGAGATTATGTCTTTCGTTTGTTCAATTTTCCACCTCTGATGTAAGAACTTTTAAATGGTATCTCTTTTGAAGGGAAAAAAAGAAAAAAAAGTTAAAAAAGAAGAAGAAATAAAAGTAATATTCAGGAAAAACTTCTTTACATATATCTGTATTTGAATTGTTGAAAAACATGTGCATCTACGGTCACCATTATCCTATTTCTTGTTAAAATAAAAATATATTATAGGTTTTTTTTTTCTGTTTGTTGTTGTAGTTTAATGGTGTAAATAAAAAATTCTTTTGTTCTTTGTTGTTGTAGTTTTAACAGTGTAACTGAAATTCTTTAAAAAATAAAAGAAAAACGCAATTGAAAAAAAAAAATTAATGCATAAAAAGAAATAAAATTCTGTCTAGTAATTGAATTTTATATATTTTCTATATAAAATAAAAATTCCTTATATTTCTCCCACTACTTCATGATCGCATGATTTTCAAAACTGTTAATCTTCTTCCTGTAGGGGAGGTTAGACTCACGATCCTATTCTTAAAAATAATTTCTACCTGCATCAATATACTACCCTAAATTTTTATAATGACTCCATTGACTCTTCCTGTGAATGAGTGATGAAATTTCACTTTCTAACCAAACGTATTGATTTCTTCATAATCTTTAAGAGAAATTCTTTTCAATGATTAAGAAAAAAAAAAACACATTTTTCGAAGCCGGGAGATGAAGATCAAAATACAGATTATAGTTAGACTAAATACTCTCAAACTCTTCAATACTTTTTCCCATGAATATTTATCTCCTCTAACCTACTTTTAGTAACTGTCCTTTTAAGTTTTAACGTAAGACATGTGATTAATATCATTTTAAAAATCAACTAAATTAATTCTTGATTTTCTAGGAGATATTTATTGGATGTGGTGGTCTTATTCGAGGAAGAAAAACAAGAATCTCAGATTTATAAGGTCTCTGATAAATTTGAGAAGCACTACAAGCAACAGAAAAGAAGAAAGTATAGTGATAACTAGGAAGGAAAAAATGTGGGAGAAACGAGAATTCATGTTTACTTTCTAGATCAAACCAAATCTCAGGTTGGTTTTTTCTATTTTAAATATGTTCTATAAATCTTATAGATATTTTTAGACTTTTAAAATAATGGCTTTAGAAAATGATTGGGTGTTGCTTTTGCGGCTGTGACTTTAAAAGTTTTTAGTAATAATAAAGGAACATGAAAAAGAAAGAGAAGTTGAACTTTGAGTAATTTTAAGAGTTTTGAGTAATTTTAGGTAAGCAAAAACCTGATTGGTAAATTTATTGGCTTTAGAAAATTTAGTTTATTGTAAAGCTTTCAAAGTCTCCAAAGTCTAAAATCCCCAATCACAACCATTGTTTCTTTTTACTTTCTGATTAACATACTCTTTTATTTTTCTTATATAATGTTGCTAAATTTTTTGCAGATTTTCTCAAAAACAAAAACTACACCATTGGAAATGAAAAAACAAAAAAGATAAATAAGAAAAACAAAATTAATATACATGAGAATAAAGAAAATACTACAAAATACCAATTAATTATCTAAAAAGTAATCTTAACGTTTTATTTTTTTGTGATTTTCTTAATTTTCATTTCTAATAATTTTCATTTCTAATAATTTTCATTTTTTATTGTTTAGAAAGAAAATTCTACATGTCCGTGCGAAGCACGGGATAATACTAGTACTATGCTAAACATGAAATACATTTAGTCGTTGATATATGAAAAATGTAGAATCCTTCATATATATGAGTGTATTCAAATTTTCATAATTTAGATATATGTATTATGAATAGTCTTAGTTAAGTCTAATCAGTAGAATCAGTCGAGTCTGTATATTCTTTCGAGTCTTGCATAATGTTTAAATTATTTCTATTTTTGTAATAGATTGTTGGAATAATTTTTATAAGTCTATTGGGTTGGGCAAAATTAAGTATGTGTAAATAGGAATTAATGGACTGAATAAAAATCTAATATAATGTGAAGTAAATATTGTTTTTTTTTATTACGGAGAAATGTCACCACATTTTGCAAGCTCATTGACTGAGTAAAATGTTGTCTTTGGACAATGAAAAAACCTTTTACTAAGTTAATGACTAAGCAAAATTTATTTTGTAATAAATGGTTTAAGCTAGGTAAAATTAGAGATGTCAAACAGGTTTACCCATCCTGTTCCGTCCCGTACCGCGGCGGGTTAGTTGTCGAGCGGGTCACAGCGGGCCTGTCCCGCGCGGGCTGCGGACTTCAAAATGCCGGCCCAAACCTGTACCGCAGAATATATAGGCCTTCGCGGGCCGTCCCGTGGGACACCTCCTTATCAAACCGTCTGTGCTACAGCTTCTTTCATGAATGTTCAAGTAGAAGAGTTGTGTAAGAGAGTTGAAGAGAATTCATTAAGATTCACTACAGCCTTATCAAAATCAATGCCACAAAGCTCCGTTTGTGCTTGCGTTTTTGAGTTAAAAGTCTTCTTTTGTTATCAGCATAAGCTTTTGTTAAGTTTGAATATGATTGAGTTGTTGTCTTTGCAATAATTTGGCTCAAGTGTTGTATGTCTTCATCAAACCATCTCTCTTTTTAATTATTAGGATTGCAAAAAAATTCATGAATCACTTTGCCAAAATATACAAGTGACGTGATATACAACTAACTTTTTTCCTAAACAACATCATTGTAACCAAATTTAATTTAAGAAAAACAGCACTTCACAGTACTGAAAACAAAACCAATCAACTTAAACAAGAAATATCACATTGTAATAAAGAAATTCATAGTTGTATGTGATAAAAAGAGAAAACCAAATCAAAACACCACCAGAGCTCGAATCATCATCGCTGGAGCTGGAGTCGTCATCGCCGGACCTCGAATCATCATCACCGGAGCTCGAATCATTATCGCCAGAACTCCTTATGTTTTCTGGGGGAAAAGTCACAAGAATCGATTTCTTCTCACTCTCTTTCTCGTTTTCTTCAGGTAAAATAAGAAATGAAGAAAAAAATGCGGGTCCATGTAATCCCGCATGACCTGTTTCGGTCCATCCCGCAAAAGGCCCGGTCCCGCAAAGATCCGTCCCGCGAGGCCCGCAAATTTACGGGCCTAGAAAATCTCGTCCTAATACCGTCCCGCGACAGTTCTTTATGGGCCAGGCCCGCGGTCCAGATCCATGATTGCCATCTCTAGGTAAAATTGGTGAATAAGTTATCTAGTGACTAAGCTAAGCAACTTAGTGAAAGTTGGCAAAACAAAGTAAACTTGGTGAATAGCCAAAGTAAATTTAGTGACAAATGGCTAAAGCTTAATAAACTTAATGAAAAATGTCTAAGTTGATTATGATTAAGCTTTATGAATTTCTCATATAAATAGACATTCTCTCTCTCAATTATCAGTCACTCACTCATACATAATAATCTTAAAGATTAGTTTCCTCATACAAAAGTTCCAGAAATACCTCTAGTCTTTTAAAGCAAGTCTCGAGAGTATAACGTGGTTGTTAAATTCACAGATTCTGTTTTAGGTGATGCAAAACATTC
Proteins encoded in this window:
- the LOC106339495 gene encoding CDP-diacylglycerol--glycerol-3-phosphate 3-phosphatidyltransferase 2, translating into MGEEEDAVSLDQNSSGGGEDSSLRRNRHSSPLPPHLSSKVLTLPTVLTLGRVAAVPILVATFYVDCWWGRTATTSIFIAAAITDWLDGYIARKMRLGSAFGAFLDPVADKLMVAATLILLCTKPMDAIVLGPVPWLVTVPSIAIIGREITMSAVREWAASQNGKLSQAVAVNSLGKWKTATQMIALTILLASRDSSFERLLPSGIGLLYVSAGLSVWSLVVYMRQIMRVLLKKK